A stretch of the Halorussus salinus genome encodes the following:
- a CDS encoding winged helix-turn-helix transcriptional regulator produces the protein MATQSELEDIDDLPPSAKLVFKVLEYKGALTQKEIVEESMLSARTVRYALERLEELEVVEEDVYFADARQNLYEIDVSCDTSADCTDAQNCAD, from the coding sequence ATGGCAACTCAGTCCGAGTTAGAGGACATCGACGACCTGCCGCCGAGCGCGAAACTGGTCTTCAAGGTACTCGAATACAAGGGTGCGCTCACCCAGAAGGAAATCGTCGAGGAATCGATGCTGTCGGCGCGTACGGTCCGGTACGCGCTCGAACGACTCGAAGAACTGGAGGTAGTCGAGGAGGACGTGTACTTCGCCGACGCCCGCCAGAACCTCTACGAAATCGACGTGTCCTGTGACACGTCGGCCGACTGCACCGACGCGCAGAACTGCGCCGACTGA
- a CDS encoding EMC6-like membrane protein: MATEQVSERRSSHVRGVTVTAVATLAGVAAAFVSAAFLGAAAKDQLGLAIVAGFVFVQLPVLQVMGIDVEDFSTKDHLYVLFMTFSMWFVTWTILLTNGVTF, translated from the coding sequence ATGGCGACCGAACAGGTATCCGAGCGGCGGTCTTCCCACGTCAGGGGCGTGACGGTGACGGCAGTCGCCACGCTCGCTGGCGTCGCGGCGGCGTTCGTCTCCGCCGCGTTCCTCGGGGCCGCGGCCAAAGACCAACTCGGACTGGCAATCGTGGCGGGGTTCGTCTTCGTCCAGTTGCCGGTCCTCCAAGTGATGGGCATCGACGTGGAGGACTTCTCCACGAAAGACCACCTCTACGTGCTGTTCATGACGTTCTCGATGTGGTTCGTGACGTGGACGATTCTGCTGACGAACGGAGTCACCTTCTAA
- a CDS encoding TrmB family transcriptional regulator — translation MSAHDAVEALRELGLSNYEAQVFVALQRLGTGSAQAVSRVSDVPRSQVYGAADDLASRGLVEVVESSPKEYRPVSLAAAREQLREAVERQHQRAFQNLEAVRNEHADRADERDVATLHGHHSIHERVASLVEEAAERVILVAGSEDLLAEQVASALRARAEEGVSVLVVTEESGVADLFADDPVRVVVASREGTGGFTGRTLLVDDATVLLSVRADDDTEPFEETALWTADTRIGDILAAYVHAGMQSGFEE, via the coding sequence ATGAGCGCGCACGACGCGGTCGAGGCCCTGCGGGAACTCGGACTGTCGAACTACGAGGCGCAGGTGTTCGTGGCGCTCCAGCGCCTCGGCACCGGGAGCGCCCAAGCGGTCAGTCGAGTCTCGGACGTGCCCCGGTCGCAGGTGTACGGCGCGGCCGACGACTTGGCGAGTCGGGGACTCGTGGAGGTCGTCGAGTCCTCGCCCAAGGAGTACCGGCCGGTGAGCCTCGCGGCCGCCCGCGAGCAGTTGCGCGAGGCCGTCGAGCGCCAACACCAGCGCGCCTTCCAGAACCTCGAAGCGGTCCGGAACGAACACGCCGACCGTGCCGACGAGCGCGACGTGGCGACCCTCCACGGCCACCACTCCATCCACGAGCGCGTCGCGTCGCTGGTCGAAGAGGCCGCCGAGCGCGTAATTCTGGTCGCCGGAAGCGAGGACCTCCTCGCCGAGCAGGTCGCGTCGGCGCTCCGAGCGCGCGCCGAGGAGGGCGTGTCCGTCCTCGTCGTCACCGAGGAGTCGGGGGTCGCCGACCTGTTCGCCGACGACCCGGTTCGGGTCGTCGTCGCGTCGCGCGAGGGGACCGGCGGGTTCACCGGGCGGACGCTACTGGTGGACGACGCGACGGTGCTGTTGTCGGTTCGGGCCGACGACGATACCGAACCGTTCGAGGAGACCGCGCTCTGGACCGCGGACACGCGCATCGGCGACATCCTCGCGGCCTACGTCCACGCGGGGATGCAGTCGGGGTTCGAGGAGTAG
- a CDS encoding ribosome biogenesis/translation initiation ATPase RLI: MADDSIAVVDLERCQPDRCSYECKNYCPPNRTGKECITLRGDDADEGDPDQVHISEEICLGETCGICVEKCPFDAIEIINLPQELEDDPVHRYGENAFSLYGLPVPLEGQVTGILGPNGIGKTTAVKILAGELAPNLGQHADPPGWDAVLDAYRGTELQDYLADVRDGEVSVARKPQYVDKIPDQFGGPTAQLLEQTDERGVLDDLLERLDIEHVVDQDIDSLSGGELQRVALVACLARDVDFYFIDEITPYLDISQRVKAARLIQEMAEEHGKSMLVVEHDLAILDLVADNLHVAYGEPGAYGVITSPKSVRNGINEYLKGYLQNENMRIRPDAIEFEEHAPRQVTRADTLVDYPTISKSYGEGEFELEVEGGKIRENEVLGIVGPNGIGKSTFAQLLAGRLEPDEGEADFDLDIAYKPQYIEIDQPMRTDSFLRSITDRVGSSYWNTEIAQPLQLERIMEQQLTDLSGGERQRVAIAACLSESADLYLLDEPSAYLDVEQRVRATNAIRRFAEQQDATVMVIDHDIYMIDLLADRLMVFDGEPAVSGHASEPKGMREGMNDFLANLDITFRRDENVGRPRINKPGSQLDREQKKEGEYYYAP, from the coding sequence ATGGCGGACGACAGTATCGCGGTCGTGGACTTAGAGCGGTGTCAACCGGACCGGTGCAGTTACGAGTGTAAGAACTACTGCCCGCCCAACCGGACCGGCAAGGAGTGTATCACCCTGCGCGGTGACGACGCCGACGAGGGCGACCCCGACCAAGTACACATCAGCGAGGAGATCTGCCTCGGCGAGACCTGCGGCATCTGCGTCGAGAAGTGTCCCTTCGACGCCATCGAGATTATCAACCTCCCCCAAGAGTTGGAGGACGACCCGGTCCACCGCTACGGCGAGAACGCCTTCTCGCTGTACGGTCTGCCGGTCCCGCTGGAGGGGCAGGTCACGGGCATCCTCGGGCCGAACGGCATCGGGAAGACCACCGCGGTCAAGATTCTGGCGGGCGAACTCGCGCCGAACCTCGGCCAGCACGCCGACCCGCCGGGGTGGGACGCGGTGTTAGACGCCTACCGCGGCACGGAGTTGCAGGACTACCTCGCGGACGTGCGCGACGGCGAGGTCAGCGTCGCGCGCAAGCCCCAGTACGTGGACAAGATTCCCGACCAGTTCGGCGGTCCGACCGCCCAACTGCTGGAGCAGACCGACGAGCGGGGCGTCTTGGACGACCTGCTCGAACGACTCGACATCGAACACGTCGTGGACCAAGACATCGACAGCCTGTCGGGCGGCGAACTCCAGCGCGTCGCGCTGGTGGCGTGTCTCGCCCGCGACGTGGACTTCTACTTTATCGACGAGATTACGCCGTACCTCGACATCAGCCAGCGCGTGAAGGCCGCGCGTCTGATTCAGGAGATGGCCGAGGAACACGGCAAGTCGATGCTGGTGGTCGAACACGACCTCGCCATCCTCGACTTGGTGGCGGACAACCTCCACGTCGCGTACGGTGAACCCGGCGCGTACGGTGTCATCACCTCGCCCAAATCCGTCCGGAACGGCATCAACGAGTACCTCAAGGGGTACCTCCAGAACGAGAACATGCGTATCCGACCCGACGCCATCGAGTTCGAGGAACACGCTCCTCGGCAGGTGACGCGGGCCGATACGCTCGTGGACTACCCGACCATCTCGAAGTCCTACGGCGAGGGCGAGTTCGAGTTGGAGGTCGAGGGCGGCAAGATTCGAGAGAACGAAGTGTTGGGCATCGTCGGCCCGAACGGCATCGGGAAATCGACGTTCGCGCAACTGCTGGCGGGCCGTCTCGAACCCGACGAGGGCGAGGCCGACTTCGATTTGGACATCGCGTACAAGCCCCAGTACATCGAAATCGACCAGCCGATGCGGACCGACAGCTTCCTGCGCTCGATCACCGACCGGGTCGGCTCGTCGTACTGGAACACCGAAATCGCCCAACCGCTCCAACTGGAGCGCATCATGGAGCAACAGCTCACGGACCTCTCGGGCGGCGAGCGCCAGCGCGTGGCCATCGCGGCCTGCCTCTCGGAGTCCGCGGACCTCTACCTGCTGGACGAACCCTCGGCGTACCTCGACGTGGAACAGCGAGTCCGCGCGACCAACGCCATCCGCCGGTTCGCCGAACAGCAGGACGCGACGGTCATGGTCATCGACCACGACATCTACATGATAGACCTGCTGGCCGACCGCCTGATGGTCTTCGACGGCGAACCCGCGGTCAGCGGTCACGCCAGCGAACCGAAGGGGATGCGCGAGGGGATGAACGACTTCCTCGCCAACCTCGACATCACCTTCCGGCGCGACGAGAACGTCGGCCGCCCGCGCATCAACAAGCCGGGGAGCCAGTTGGACCGCGAGCAGAAGAAGGAAGGCGAGTACTACTACGCGCCCTGA